The following coding sequences lie in one Myxococcus xanthus genomic window:
- a CDS encoding serine hydrolase, protein MLSAAEGKCALDSFPVGSTNVKQELSSMKPFRMRPLLAVLSVLAVSLVGCGVPEEESRASSSADSQALAGPYDAWIARHGLTTAQYQTEFNTWVGQGYRLSYVSGYEEGGSARYAAIWEQTSGPAWRAYHGLTSAQYQTTVVNQNAQGYRPVVVNGYSVGGVAYFAVIFHVDSGAAWVARHDLSASQYQTEFNTWAGQGYRLVHVSGYTSGGAERYAAIWEQTSGPAWRAYHGLTASQYQSTFNTNAAQGYQLAKVSGYNVGGTDRYAAIFHVSSGIPTAARHGLSAAAYQQAVTDLKNQGYRPVLVAAHNNGSQPEFALIWQNLTFSAADLQHIDDTVQQAMTSTNTVGLSLAITRHGRLVFAKGYGLADRTSNTPVNTSHRFRVASVSKPMTSIGIMRLIESGQIRLTDRVFGRGGLLGETFGAQSTYADNRVLNITVQHLLEHTAGAWDNDGADGTGDPMFMNTGMTHAQLIQWVLQNVPLEFAPGTTYQYSNFGYSVLGRIIERVTGMTYDAYMRANVFAPSGATSFAVGGDTLSARLPNEPVYYQLGTGAFSPYGMPVRRMDAHGGWVATPIDLLRVAVRADGFSTVSDLLSASSLTTMTTRTTALDTLGNSVNYAKGWSVNSLPNWWHGGYIPGTRALLVRTDDRYGPSRSEEFTWSVMTNSNNSSGSGTPDINLDSLMWNVVNGVGAWPAHDLF, encoded by the coding sequence TTGCTGTCCGCGGCTGAGGGGAAATGCGCTCTGGATTCGTTCCCTGTGGGCAGTACCAACGTCAAGCAGGAGCTCTCGAGCATGAAACCTTTCAGAATGAGGCCGCTACTGGCAGTCCTGTCAGTGCTGGCCGTATCCCTCGTGGGATGCGGGGTGCCAGAGGAAGAGTCCCGCGCCTCTTCTAGCGCCGATTCCCAGGCCCTGGCCGGTCCATATGATGCCTGGATTGCCCGCCACGGGCTCACCACCGCCCAATATCAGACGGAGTTCAATACGTGGGTGGGGCAGGGCTATCGTCTCTCCTATGTCAGCGGTTACGAAGAGGGGGGCAGTGCCCGTTACGCGGCCATCTGGGAGCAGACGAGCGGCCCGGCCTGGCGGGCCTACCACGGGCTGACTTCCGCGCAGTATCAAACCACCGTCGTCAATCAAAATGCGCAGGGATACCGACCGGTGGTGGTCAACGGGTACAGCGTCGGAGGCGTGGCCTACTTCGCGGTCATCTTCCACGTGGACAGTGGTGCCGCGTGGGTGGCCCGCCATGACCTGAGCGCGTCCCAGTACCAGACGGAGTTCAACACCTGGGCGGGGCAGGGCTACCGGCTCGTGCACGTGAGTGGCTACACGTCCGGTGGCGCGGAGCGCTACGCGGCCATCTGGGAGCAGACGAGCGGTCCGGCCTGGCGGGCCTACCACGGGCTGACCGCGTCCCAGTACCAGTCCACGTTCAATACCAACGCGGCCCAGGGTTACCAGCTCGCGAAGGTCAGCGGCTACAACGTGGGCGGCACGGACCGGTACGCGGCCATCTTCCATGTTTCATCGGGGATTCCGACCGCCGCGCGTCATGGGCTCTCCGCCGCCGCGTATCAACAGGCCGTGACGGACCTCAAGAACCAGGGATATCGCCCCGTCCTGGTGGCGGCGCACAACAATGGGAGCCAGCCCGAGTTCGCCCTGATCTGGCAGAACCTGACGTTCAGCGCGGCCGACCTGCAGCACATTGACGATACCGTCCAGCAGGCGATGACCAGCACGAACACCGTCGGGCTGTCGCTGGCCATCACCCGCCACGGACGCCTCGTGTTCGCAAAGGGGTATGGCCTGGCCGACCGAACCAGCAACACCCCGGTCAACACCTCCCACCGCTTCCGCGTCGCCAGTGTGTCCAAGCCGATGACATCCATCGGCATCATGCGGCTGATTGAAAGCGGCCAGATCCGGCTGACGGACCGAGTCTTCGGCAGGGGTGGATTGCTCGGTGAGACGTTCGGCGCGCAGAGCACCTACGCGGACAACCGCGTCCTGAACATCACGGTCCAGCACCTGCTCGAGCACACCGCGGGCGCATGGGACAATGACGGCGCCGACGGCACGGGCGACCCCATGTTCATGAACACGGGCATGACGCACGCCCAGCTCATCCAATGGGTGTTGCAGAACGTGCCGCTCGAGTTCGCGCCTGGGACGACGTACCAGTATTCGAACTTCGGCTACAGCGTGCTCGGCCGCATCATCGAGCGGGTCACGGGCATGACCTATGACGCCTATATGCGCGCCAACGTGTTCGCGCCCAGCGGCGCCACCAGCTTCGCCGTGGGGGGCGATACGTTGAGCGCGCGTCTGCCGAACGAGCCCGTCTACTACCAGCTTGGCACGGGGGCCTTCAGCCCGTATGGCATGCCGGTGCGTCGCATGGATGCGCACGGTGGCTGGGTCGCCACGCCCATCGATTTGCTGCGTGTCGCCGTGCGCGCGGATGGGTTCTCCACCGTTTCGGACCTGCTGAGCGCGAGCTCACTCACCACGATGACCACACGCACGACGGCGCTCGACACCTTGGGCAACTCCGTCAACTACGCCAAGGGCTGGTCGGTGAACAGCCTCCCCAACTGGTGGCACGGCGGCTACATCCCGGGCACCCGGGCCCTGTTGGTGCGCACCGATGACCGCTATGGGCCCAGCCGCTCCGAGGAGTTCACCTGGTCCGTCATGACCAACTCCAACAACAGCTCCGGCTCGGGTACGCCCGACATCAACCTCGACAGCCTCATGTGGAACGTCGTGAACGGCGTCGGCGCCTGGCCCGCGCACGACCTGTTCTAA
- a CDS encoding DUF2239 family protein, protein MTTPSTTWTAFAGKRLIASGPPADVILAARRALDTGESAPLLLFDDTTGRTVDFHLRGSREELLARLQPAPAPTEEDTGPRSPGRPRLGVVAREVTLLPRHWEWLATQPGGASVALRKLVEAARASSGDTDRRRQAQVAADRFMTTMAGNLPGYEEAARALYVGHRARFNQWTRSWPDDLRNHARRLAAPAFGKVTP, encoded by the coding sequence ATGACCACGCCTTCGACCACCTGGACCGCCTTCGCGGGAAAGCGCCTGATTGCCTCCGGCCCTCCGGCTGACGTCATCCTCGCGGCCCGCCGCGCGCTGGACACCGGGGAGTCCGCGCCCCTGTTGCTCTTCGACGACACCACGGGCCGGACCGTGGACTTCCACCTGCGTGGCTCGCGCGAGGAGCTACTGGCCCGCCTTCAGCCCGCGCCTGCCCCCACGGAAGAAGACACCGGGCCTCGGAGCCCCGGCAGGCCGAGACTGGGCGTGGTGGCGCGCGAGGTGACCCTGCTTCCACGGCACTGGGAGTGGTTGGCCACGCAACCGGGCGGTGCCTCCGTCGCGCTGCGCAAGTTGGTGGAGGCCGCGCGCGCGAGCAGCGGCGACACCGACCGGCGCCGTCAGGCCCAAGTCGCGGCGGACCGCTTCATGACCACGATGGCCGGCAACCTGCCCGGCTACGAGGAGGCCGCCCGTGCGCTCTACGTCGGGCACCGCGCCCGGTTCAATCAGTGGACCCGAAGCTGGCCGGACGACCTCAGGAATCACGCGCGCCGGCTGGCCGCGCCCGCGTTCGGAAAGGTGACGCCATGA
- a CDS encoding NADP-dependent oxidoreductase, translated as MSTTSNRQWVLKTRPREAVSDDCFEWREGPVPTPGPGEALVRVTWLAIEPTQRTWLNANATYIQPVALGEVMRGAGVGMVIASRTERLAVGDWVAGLTGWQDYVLTGDAGLFGLNKVPGGVAPKAMLNLYGASGLTAYFGITDVGRVAPGETVLVSAAAGSVGSIAGQVARLRGCRVIGIAGGPHKAEWVTRTARFDACIDYKSEDIQARLRALAPQGVDVVFDNVGGHVLEAALDHLARGARVVLSGSVASGYKDGDYGTAPRNYMQLGFKRARMEGFIFLDYVSRFPEAFRELAAWDAQGALHCAESIAEGLEQAPSALRGLFEGRNVGKQLVRVTSIPCSSSTPRAR; from the coding sequence ATGAGCACGACGTCCAATCGCCAGTGGGTGCTGAAGACCCGTCCTCGGGAAGCGGTGTCCGACGACTGCTTCGAGTGGCGCGAGGGCCCCGTGCCCACGCCAGGCCCGGGTGAGGCGCTGGTCCGCGTCACCTGGCTCGCCATCGAGCCCACCCAGCGCACCTGGCTCAATGCGAATGCGACGTACATCCAGCCCGTCGCGCTCGGCGAGGTGATGCGGGGCGCAGGCGTGGGCATGGTCATCGCGTCCCGAACCGAGCGGCTGGCGGTGGGTGACTGGGTGGCGGGGCTCACCGGCTGGCAGGACTACGTACTGACCGGCGACGCGGGGCTCTTCGGCCTCAACAAGGTACCGGGCGGCGTCGCTCCGAAGGCGATGCTGAACCTCTATGGCGCGAGCGGGCTGACGGCGTACTTCGGCATCACCGACGTGGGCCGCGTTGCGCCGGGAGAGACAGTCCTGGTGTCCGCCGCCGCGGGCAGCGTGGGCTCCATCGCGGGTCAGGTGGCCCGGCTCCGGGGCTGTCGTGTCATTGGCATCGCGGGAGGGCCGCACAAAGCCGAATGGGTCACCCGCACCGCGCGCTTCGATGCCTGCATCGACTACAAGTCTGAAGACATCCAGGCGCGGCTTCGCGCCCTGGCGCCCCAAGGCGTGGACGTCGTCTTCGACAACGTGGGTGGCCACGTCCTGGAAGCCGCGCTAGACCATCTCGCCCGAGGCGCGCGGGTGGTGCTCTCCGGCAGCGTGGCCTCGGGATACAAGGACGGTGACTACGGCACCGCGCCGCGCAACTACATGCAGCTCGGCTTCAAGCGAGCGCGGATGGAGGGCTTCATCTTCCTCGACTACGTCTCGCGCTTTCCTGAGGCTTTTCGCGAGCTGGCGGCTTGGGACGCCCAGGGCGCGCTCCATTGCGCGGAGTCCATCGCGGAAGGCTTGGAGCAGGCCCCCTCTGCCCTGCGAGGACTCTTCGAAGGCCGCAACGTGGGCAAGCAGCTCGTGCGCGTCACCTCAATTCCCTGTTCGAGCTCGACCCCCCGCGCTCGATGA
- a CDS encoding serine/threonine-protein kinase, protein MATVFLATDVRLSRPVALKRMHPGGGTGRAERFRREAELAASLHHPNVLEVHDYGEDEAHGPFLVCEWVRGEDLRALAGRLSPVPPEAVMVLGWELARALAAAHAHSIVHRDVKPDNVLVAEGGPLKLADFGLAALEDQERLTSTGAVTGSLPYMAPERIDTGAYSPASDVYAVGVILFELCSGATPHAGKGAAHLAASVMTKDAPPLTEVVPGTPEPLSALVARCLAKDARDRPRDGAALALALEELLQREVGPPADVAREFLGDPVARASRWRRARFERLLEEGRGLLARGEGARAAKVLNAALSLEPTSAEVVALLRQRPRRSAWRAGAVGAGLVLCATAGWVWSHQDIEGVKTPRGAEPSSGQASPGTASVDGASTGERLHAPTPPGQEMPAPGTEPGRLDASREPGPSAGRDTTNLAGAFVPTERSADGAGAKPARPSVSTGRSGGMDSAKRAVSALPAGHSAGTESTGAARPLVPAPGPDVGTTLPARPAVLKVTARPWAEVFVNGESHGYTPRVRELSLPAGTHRLRFVNPLCDEVEQEVTLAPGETVTRDVVLSPRKAEVRIHAPVGARLFVDGREVGVAPLSGPVMVEHGRHTVTARRAGEPPLVREVDVVAGRRLEVALDVTP, encoded by the coding sequence ATGGCCACGGTCTTCCTGGCCACGGACGTGCGGCTGTCGCGCCCGGTAGCGCTGAAGCGGATGCACCCGGGAGGCGGCACGGGCCGCGCGGAGCGCTTCCGGCGGGAGGCCGAGCTGGCCGCCTCGCTCCATCATCCCAACGTCCTGGAGGTCCACGACTACGGCGAGGATGAGGCCCATGGCCCGTTCCTCGTCTGCGAGTGGGTGCGGGGCGAGGACCTCCGCGCGCTGGCGGGGAGGCTCTCGCCGGTGCCTCCCGAGGCGGTGATGGTGTTGGGCTGGGAGCTCGCCCGGGCGCTGGCGGCGGCGCACGCACACAGCATCGTCCACCGCGACGTGAAGCCCGACAACGTGCTGGTGGCGGAAGGCGGGCCGCTGAAGCTGGCGGACTTTGGACTCGCCGCGCTGGAGGACCAGGAGCGCCTCACGAGCACCGGGGCGGTGACGGGCTCGTTGCCATACATGGCGCCCGAGCGCATCGACACGGGCGCGTACTCCCCTGCCTCGGATGTGTATGCAGTGGGTGTCATCCTGTTCGAGCTGTGCTCGGGCGCCACGCCGCACGCGGGCAAGGGCGCGGCGCATCTGGCCGCGTCGGTGATGACGAAGGATGCGCCGCCGCTGACGGAGGTGGTGCCGGGCACGCCCGAGCCCTTGTCAGCGCTGGTCGCGCGGTGTCTGGCGAAGGATGCGCGGGATAGACCGCGCGACGGGGCCGCGCTGGCGTTGGCGTTGGAGGAGCTGCTCCAACGAGAGGTCGGCCCGCCTGCCGACGTGGCGCGGGAGTTCTTGGGAGACCCGGTGGCCCGCGCCAGTCGATGGCGCCGGGCGCGCTTCGAGCGGTTGCTGGAGGAGGGGCGCGGACTGCTGGCGCGCGGCGAGGGGGCGCGGGCCGCGAAGGTCCTCAACGCCGCGCTGTCGCTGGAGCCGACGTCCGCCGAGGTGGTGGCGCTGTTGCGTCAGCGGCCGAGGCGTTCCGCGTGGAGGGCTGGCGCCGTGGGCGCCGGGCTCGTCCTCTGCGCGACTGCGGGGTGGGTGTGGTCGCACCAGGACATCGAAGGCGTGAAGACGCCGCGTGGCGCGGAGCCCTCGTCAGGGCAGGCCTCCCCCGGAACAGCATCCGTTGACGGCGCCTCCACTGGTGAACGCCTTCATGCGCCCACGCCCCCGGGCCAGGAGATGCCTGCCCCGGGGACGGAACCCGGCAGGTTGGACGCTTCGCGAGAACCGGGGCCTTCGGCCGGAAGAGACACCACGAATCTGGCTGGGGCATTCGTGCCGACAGAACGCTCGGCGGACGGTGCCGGGGCGAAGCCGGCTCGGCCATCCGTTTCGACAGGGCGTTCGGGAGGAATGGATTCGGCGAAGCGGGCCGTATCGGCCCTGCCGGCAGGGCACTCGGCGGGAACCGAGAGCACAGGGGCCGCGCGGCCCTTGGTGCCGGCGCCAGGCCCGGACGTGGGAACCACCCTCCCCGCGCGTCCCGCCGTGTTGAAGGTGACGGCGCGCCCGTGGGCGGAGGTGTTCGTGAACGGCGAGAGCCACGGCTACACACCTCGGGTGCGTGAACTCTCGCTGCCAGCGGGGACCCACCGGCTGCGCTTCGTCAACCCTCTGTGCGACGAGGTCGAGCAGGAGGTGACGCTCGCGCCGGGGGAGACCGTGACGCGCGACGTGGTGTTGTCACCGCGCAAGGCGGAGGTGCGCATCCACGCTCCCGTGGGCGCGCGGCTCTTCGTGGACGGCCGGGAGGTGGGCGTCGCCCCCCTGTCCGGTCCGGTGATGGTCGAACATGGACGACACACGGTGACGGCACGCCGCGCGGGTGAACCTCCCTTGGTGCGAGAGGTGGACGTGGTCGCGGGTCGTCGGCTCGAAGTGGCGCTGGATGTGACGCCATGA